Proteins co-encoded in one Azospirillum brasilense genomic window:
- a CDS encoding NAD(P)H-dependent flavin oxidoreductase: MTDARSDAVAGARLDRLWERGCAFLGTRTAIMGGAMSWVSERHLVSAISNAGGFGVLACGSMPPDLLAAEIAATRALTAKPFGVNLINMHPDLDRLIDVCRELAVSHVVIAGGFPSGATIKRIKDGGARAMAFAPTLVSGKRMVKLGIDALVIEGTEAGGHIGPVSTTVLAQEILPDLREVPVFVAGGIGRGEAILSYLEQGAAGVQIGTRFVCATESIAHPRFKQVFIKASARDAQASVQIDPRFPVIPVRALANAGSKRFMELQREVIARVDRGETTRDAGILEIEHFWAGALRRAVIDGDVESGSLMAGQSVGLVTREQPVAEIIGDLIAQAESALAARCPRIDAEEQPVIGPSAILGAA, translated from the coding sequence ATGACCGACGCCAGGTCCGACGCGGTCGCAGGCGCCCGACTCGACCGGCTGTGGGAGCGTGGCTGCGCCTTCCTCGGCACGCGCACCGCCATCATGGGCGGTGCGATGAGCTGGGTGTCGGAGCGCCACCTCGTCTCCGCCATCTCCAACGCCGGGGGCTTCGGCGTGCTGGCCTGCGGCTCGATGCCGCCGGACCTGCTGGCGGCGGAGATCGCCGCCACGCGGGCGCTGACCGCGAAGCCCTTCGGCGTCAACCTCATCAACATGCACCCGGACCTCGACCGTCTGATCGATGTCTGCCGGGAGCTGGCGGTGAGCCACGTGGTGATCGCCGGGGGCTTCCCCAGCGGCGCCACCATCAAGCGGATCAAGGACGGCGGCGCCCGCGCCATGGCCTTCGCCCCGACGCTGGTCAGCGGCAAGCGGATGGTCAAGCTCGGCATCGACGCCCTGGTGATCGAGGGCACGGAGGCCGGCGGCCACATCGGCCCCGTCTCCACCACCGTCCTGGCGCAGGAGATCCTGCCCGACCTGCGCGAGGTCCCGGTCTTCGTGGCCGGCGGCATCGGGCGCGGCGAGGCCATCCTGTCCTATCTGGAGCAGGGGGCGGCGGGCGTGCAGATCGGCACCCGCTTCGTCTGCGCCACCGAATCCATCGCGCACCCGCGCTTCAAGCAGGTCTTCATCAAGGCCTCGGCGCGCGACGCCCAGGCGTCGGTGCAGATCGACCCGCGCTTTCCGGTGATCCCGGTGCGGGCGCTGGCCAACGCCGGGTCCAAACGCTTCATGGAGCTGCAGCGCGAGGTCATTGCCCGGGTGGACCGCGGCGAGACGACGCGCGACGCCGGCATCCTGGAGATCGAGCATTTCTGGGCCGGCGCGCTGCGCCGCGCGGTGATCGACGGCGACGTGGAGAGCGGCTCGCTGATGGCCGGGCAGAGCGTCGGGCTGGTCACGCGCGAGCAGCCGGTGGCCGAGATCATCGGCGACCTGATCGCCCAGGCCGAATCGGCGCTGGCCGCCCGCTGCCCGCGCATTGACGCCGAAGAGCAGCCGGTCATCGGTCCATCGGCCATCCTGGGGGCGGCGTGA
- the ptsP gene encoding phosphoenolpyruvate--protein phosphotransferase produces MNGVVGDIPAGSPGFDGAASRRLLARLRDVMAGSGSGQERLDKIVTLIGMEMGADVCSCYVMRAGEVLELFSTLGLNQDAVHNTRLRVGEGIVGDIAGHARPIALDNAPSHPSFAYRPETGEDPFLSLAGVPILRGGKVRGVLVIQHKDRRRYTEVEVETLQTIAMVVAELVAQGELVNPQEVASTGDPALLPARLSGTSLASGLAMGLAVIHRPQLTVRQMVSEDAESELARLNAAIATMHSAIDDLLNAAALAGLSEPKDILETYRMFAEDRGWLSRIREAIRMGLTAEGAVQQVQNDTRARMSHLTDPYIRERLLDLEDLTNRLLQHLAGRKSEADGGTLPEDIVLVARSMGPAELLDYDQRRLRGVILEEGSPSSHVCIVARALNIPVVQAPDALNRIEPLDPVIVDGDHGQAFVRPAEDIQMAFAEAVALRARKEQMYETIRALPSVTRDGVPISIQLNCGLLIDLPHLKASGAEGIGLYRTEIPFMVRSTYPDVHAQTDLYSRILDQTDDKPVVFRTLDVGGDKMLPYIAASEGEENPALGWRAIRIGLDHPSLLRQQLRALLRASAGRPLSVMFPMIAEVAEFDAARRLLDLEIARLEGQGGEPPSRVRVGTMIEVPALLWQLPALLPRVDFLSVGSNDLTQYIFASDRGNPRTSGRYDPLSPAMLSLLRRLVEACGDANVPVSICGEMAGRPLDAMALIGIGFRTLSMSPPSVGPVKTMLRSLDVAALRQYMNGLYLRGDHSLRDKLRSFAKDHGVLI; encoded by the coding sequence ATGAACGGCGTCGTGGGCGACATCCCCGCCGGTTCGCCGGGCTTCGACGGCGCCGCCTCGCGCCGCCTGCTGGCGCGGCTGCGCGACGTCATGGCGGGCTCCGGCTCCGGCCAGGAGCGGCTGGACAAGATCGTCACGCTGATCGGCATGGAGATGGGGGCGGACGTTTGCTCCTGCTACGTCATGCGGGCGGGCGAGGTGCTGGAGCTGTTCTCCACGCTCGGCCTGAACCAGGACGCCGTGCACAACACCCGCCTGCGCGTGGGCGAGGGCATCGTCGGCGACATCGCCGGCCACGCGCGGCCCATCGCGCTGGACAACGCGCCGTCGCACCCCAGCTTCGCCTACCGCCCGGAAACGGGGGAGGACCCCTTCCTGTCGCTGGCCGGCGTGCCGATCCTGCGCGGCGGCAAGGTCCGCGGCGTCCTGGTCATCCAGCACAAGGACCGCCGCCGCTACACCGAGGTCGAGGTCGAGACGCTCCAGACCATCGCCATGGTGGTGGCCGAGCTGGTCGCCCAGGGCGAGCTGGTCAACCCGCAGGAGGTCGCCTCCACGGGCGATCCGGCGCTGCTGCCGGCCCGCCTGTCGGGCACCTCGCTGGCCAGCGGTCTGGCGATGGGGCTGGCGGTGATCCACCGCCCGCAGCTCACCGTCCGCCAGATGGTCTCCGAGGACGCGGAGAGCGAACTGGCGCGGCTGAACGCCGCCATTGCGACCATGCACAGCGCCATCGACGACCTGCTGAACGCGGCGGCGCTGGCGGGCTTGAGCGAGCCCAAGGACATCCTGGAAACCTACCGCATGTTCGCGGAGGACCGCGGGTGGCTGTCGCGCATCCGCGAGGCGATCCGCATGGGTCTGACGGCCGAAGGCGCCGTGCAGCAGGTGCAGAACGACACCCGCGCCCGCATGAGCCACCTGACCGACCCCTACATCCGCGAGCGGCTGCTCGATCTGGAGGATCTGACCAACCGGCTGCTCCAGCACCTCGCCGGGCGCAAGTCGGAGGCCGACGGCGGCACGCTGCCGGAGGACATCGTCCTGGTCGCGCGGTCCATGGGGCCGGCGGAGCTTCTCGACTACGACCAGCGCCGCCTGCGCGGCGTGATCCTGGAGGAGGGATCGCCCTCCAGCCACGTCTGCATCGTGGCCCGCGCGCTGAACATCCCGGTGGTGCAGGCGCCGGATGCGCTGAACCGGATCGAGCCGCTGGACCCGGTGATCGTCGACGGCGACCACGGGCAGGCCTTCGTCCGCCCGGCCGAGGACATCCAGATGGCCTTCGCGGAGGCCGTGGCCCTGCGCGCCCGCAAGGAGCAGATGTACGAAACGATCCGCGCGCTGCCCTCGGTCACCCGGGACGGCGTGCCGATCTCCATTCAGCTCAACTGCGGCCTGCTGATCGACCTGCCGCATCTGAAGGCCAGCGGGGCGGAGGGCATCGGCCTCTACCGCACCGAAATCCCCTTCATGGTGCGCTCGACCTACCCGGACGTCCACGCCCAGACCGACCTCTATTCCCGCATCCTCGACCAGACCGACGACAAGCCGGTGGTCTTCCGCACGCTCGACGTCGGCGGCGACAAGATGCTGCCCTACATCGCGGCCAGCGAGGGCGAGGAGAATCCGGCGCTCGGCTGGCGGGCCATCCGCATCGGGCTGGACCACCCTTCGCTGCTGCGCCAGCAACTGCGCGCCCTGCTGCGGGCGTCCGCCGGGCGTCCGTTGTCGGTGATGTTCCCGATGATCGCGGAGGTGGCGGAGTTCGACGCCGCCCGCCGCCTGCTCGACCTGGAGATCGCCCGCCTGGAAGGCCAGGGCGGCGAGCCGCCCAGCCGTGTGCGCGTCGGCACGATGATCGAGGTGCCGGCGCTGCTCTGGCAGTTGCCCGCCCTGCTGCCGCGGGTGGATTTCCTGTCGGTCGGCTCCAACGACCTGACCCAGTACATCTTCGCCAGCGACCGCGGCAACCCGCGCACCTCCGGCCGCTACGACCCGCTGTCCCCGGCCATGCTCAGCCTGCTGCGGCGGCTGGTCGAGGCCTGCGGCGACGCCAACGTCCCGGTCAGCATCTGCGGCGAGATGGCCGGCCGTCCGCTCGACGCCATGGCGCTGATCGGCATCGGCTTCCGCACCCTGTCGATGTCACCCCCCTCGGTCGGGCCGGTGAAGACGATGCTGCGCTCGCTCGACGTGGCGGCGCTGCGCCAGTACATGAACGGGCTCTATCTGCGCGGCGACCACAGCCTGCGCGACAAGCTGCGCAGCTTCGCCAAGGACCACGGCGTCCTCATCTGA
- a CDS encoding helix-turn-helix domain-containing protein: MMAKRKVFGSYDPAQDGPAQTGPSVSDTLRETRESLGYDLREVATMLRIRYPYLQAIEAGRFEDLPGTTYAAGFLRSYAECLGLDPDTILTRYKDEAAGRTRSQQLYFPTPVPEGRIPGGTVLLGTMVLAGIVYGGWYYLSATDRSMVDLVPTLPDRLVSLLDTLPFNASQNGGGQNGGVQNATAPVESPAAPASVPTVMAEAPSAPAAPPVSTGPAAGGASTAVPAPSTPAPANPAPATPAPVASAPTPTAQVPALSAPAKPAPAPAAVVAQPAPAAPAKPSAPAAAPAPAPAAAPSAMVNVPPPPAEDDEAEGAAQEPTPLTPAAPAIASLPPAAPTAPPPAADGALPSKVYGTQNAASRIQLRATQDSWIQVRDNSGEIIFTRVLKPGDVYRVPDRSGIRVRTGNAGGLIVVTDGVDGAPMGAVGQVLRDVSLDQHAPTLRGAAPAH; encoded by the coding sequence ATGATGGCCAAGCGCAAGGTTTTCGGCTCCTACGACCCCGCGCAGGACGGCCCGGCGCAGACCGGCCCCAGCGTGTCCGACACCCTGCGCGAGACGCGCGAGAGCCTCGGCTACGACCTGCGCGAGGTCGCGACGATGCTGCGCATCCGCTACCCCTACCTGCAGGCCATCGAGGCGGGCCGGTTCGAGGATCTGCCGGGCACCACCTACGCCGCCGGCTTCCTGCGCTCCTACGCGGAATGCCTGGGGCTCGACCCGGACACCATCCTCACCCGCTACAAGGACGAGGCGGCGGGCCGCACGCGCAGCCAGCAGCTCTATTTCCCGACTCCGGTACCGGAGGGCCGCATCCCCGGCGGCACGGTCCTGCTCGGCACGATGGTGCTGGCGGGCATCGTCTATGGCGGCTGGTACTATCTGTCGGCGACCGACCGCTCGATGGTCGATCTGGTCCCGACCCTGCCCGACCGGCTGGTCTCGCTGCTCGACACGCTGCCCTTCAACGCCAGCCAGAACGGCGGTGGGCAGAACGGCGGCGTGCAGAACGCCACGGCCCCGGTCGAGTCGCCCGCCGCTCCGGCGTCCGTCCCGACCGTGATGGCGGAGGCCCCGTCCGCTCCGGCGGCTCCTCCGGTGTCCACCGGGCCTGCGGCCGGGGGAGCGTCCACGGCGGTGCCCGCCCCGTCAACGCCTGCTCCGGCGAATCCCGCTCCGGCGACTCCCGCTCCGGTGGCATCGGCTCCCACCCCGACCGCCCAAGTCCCAGCCTTGTCGGCTCCGGCGAAGCCCGCCCCGGCCCCTGCGGCGGTGGTCGCCCAGCCGGCGCCGGCCGCTCCCGCCAAGCCGAGCGCTCCCGCGGCGGCTCCGGCCCCCGCTCCTGCCGCCGCGCCCTCGGCCATGGTGAACGTCCCGCCGCCCCCGGCCGAGGACGACGAAGCCGAAGGCGCCGCGCAGGAGCCGACTCCGCTCACCCCCGCCGCCCCGGCCATCGCCAGCCTGCCGCCCGCCGCTCCCACGGCGCCGCCGCCCGCCGCGGACGGAGCGCTGCCGTCGAAGGTCTACGGCACGCAGAACGCGGCCTCGCGCATCCAGCTCCGCGCCACGCAGGACAGCTGGATCCAGGTGCGCGACAACAGCGGCGAGATCATCTTCACCCGCGTCCTCAAGCCGGGCGACGTCTACCGCGTGCCCGACCGTTCGGGCATCCGCGTGCGCACCGGCAACGCCGGCGGGCTCATCGTCGTCACCGACGGGGTGGACGGCGCGCCGATGGGCGCGGTGGGGCAGGTGCTGCGCGACGTGTCGCTGGACCAGCACGCCCCGACCCTGCGCGGCGCCGCCCCCGCCCATTGA
- the ispG gene encoding flavodoxin-dependent (E)-4-hydroxy-3-methylbut-2-enyl-diphosphate synthase yields the protein MSSVRAYRQILRRKSRQIRVGNVLVGGDAPISVQTMTNTPTADVAATVAQIQAAERVGADIVRVSCPDQESALALKQIVPQVSVPIVADIHFHYKRAIEAAQSGAACLRINPGNIGSAERVREVVKAAKDYGCSMRIGVNAGSLEQDLLEKYGEPCPEALVESALNHAKILEDHDFTEFKISVKASDVFLAVAAYQGLAEACDYPLHIGITEAGGLRAGTVKSSIGLGMLLWSGIGDTIRVSLSAEPAEEVQVGYEMLKSLGLRRRGVTVISCPSCARQNFNVIKTVETLEARLAHITTPLTLSVIGCVVNGPGEARETDIGLTGGGNNTHQVYLSGVTDHRLKDQNIVDHLVGLVEKKAAEIEAAKAAEKAAEKAAE from the coding sequence ATGAGCAGCGTGCGCGCCTACCGCCAGATCCTTCGCCGCAAGTCCCGCCAGATCCGGGTGGGCAACGTGCTCGTCGGCGGCGATGCGCCGATCTCGGTGCAGACGATGACCAACACGCCGACCGCCGACGTGGCGGCGACGGTGGCGCAGATCCAGGCGGCGGAGCGGGTGGGCGCCGACATCGTGCGCGTCTCCTGCCCCGACCAGGAATCGGCGCTGGCGCTGAAGCAGATCGTGCCGCAGGTCTCGGTGCCGATCGTCGCGGACATCCACTTCCACTACAAGCGCGCCATCGAGGCGGCGCAGAGCGGGGCGGCCTGCCTGCGCATCAACCCCGGCAACATCGGCTCGGCCGAGCGGGTGCGCGAGGTGGTGAAGGCGGCCAAGGATTACGGCTGCTCCATGCGCATCGGCGTCAACGCCGGCTCGCTGGAGCAGGACCTGCTGGAGAAGTACGGCGAGCCCTGCCCGGAGGCGCTGGTCGAGAGCGCCCTGAATCACGCCAAGATCCTGGAGGACCATGACTTCACCGAGTTCAAGATCTCGGTGAAGGCGTCCGACGTGTTCCTGGCCGTCGCCGCCTACCAGGGGCTGGCCGAGGCCTGCGACTACCCGCTGCACATCGGCATCACCGAGGCCGGCGGCCTGCGCGCCGGGACGGTGAAGTCGTCCATCGGGCTGGGCATGCTGCTGTGGTCGGGCATCGGCGACACCATCCGCGTCTCCCTGTCGGCCGAGCCGGCGGAGGAGGTCCAGGTCGGCTATGAGATGCTGAAGTCGCTGGGCCTGCGGCGGCGCGGCGTCACGGTCATCTCCTGCCCGAGCTGCGCGCGGCAGAACTTCAACGTCATCAAGACGGTGGAGACGCTGGAGGCGCGGCTGGCCCACATCACCACGCCGCTGACCCTGTCGGTCATCGGCTGCGTGGTCAACGGCCCCGGCGAGGCGCGCGAGACCGACATCGGCCTGACCGGCGGCGGCAACAACACCCATCAGGTCTATCTGTCCGGCGTCACCGACCACCGGCTGAAGGACCAGAACATCGTGGACCACCTCGTCGGGCTGGTCGAGAAGAAGGCCGCCGAGATCGAGGCGGCCAAGGCGGCGGAAAAAGCGGCGGAGAAGGCCGCCGAGTGA
- the hemA gene encoding glutamyl-tRNA reductase gives MTASYFVIGASHRSCSGAIRDRLTTEEAEVPAMLERLSAAGVSQAMWLSTCDRVEVQAVHERPNEAALTIAGIMAERVGLSEPDLAGQLYTLTGAAAVRHVFAVACSLDSQIVGEPHILGQVKAAHRHAAAAGLSGPELEGLLQAAYGAAKRVRRETPIAEGATSLVAAAVQVARDLHGDLKRCTGLLMGLGDMGALVLEGLREAGLGRLTVAAPVDRRAEAAARRMDSHFVPWADLDSALTSADIVVTAAGLGRYILSAPQLGAALKRRRRRPVFVVDAAIPADVDPDVAGLDEAFVYDLADLERVALQGRVGREAATQAAWAIVDDALAAFARHRAERAAVPAVAALRTHFETERRRLLDEQRGLDAASATRLLVNRLLHGPSEALRAMAADPDGAGLAERAAAERLLFRLFRLDESAGAGLGVGPGAGSDLDKDERREPGREVQ, from the coding sequence GTGACCGCTTCCTACTTCGTCATCGGCGCCAGCCACCGGTCCTGCTCCGGCGCGATCCGCGACCGTCTGACGACGGAGGAGGCGGAGGTGCCGGCGATGCTGGAGCGGCTGAGCGCGGCCGGCGTCAGCCAGGCGATGTGGCTCAGCACCTGCGACCGGGTCGAGGTCCAGGCGGTGCACGAGCGCCCGAACGAGGCCGCGCTGACCATCGCCGGGATCATGGCGGAGCGGGTGGGGCTCAGCGAGCCCGACCTCGCCGGACAGCTCTACACCCTGACCGGCGCGGCGGCGGTGCGCCACGTCTTCGCCGTCGCCTGCTCGCTCGACAGCCAGATCGTCGGGGAGCCGCACATCCTGGGGCAGGTCAAGGCCGCCCACCGCCACGCCGCCGCCGCCGGCCTGTCCGGGCCGGAGCTGGAGGGGCTTCTCCAGGCCGCCTATGGCGCCGCCAAGCGGGTGCGCCGCGAGACGCCGATCGCCGAGGGCGCCACCTCGCTGGTCGCCGCGGCGGTCCAGGTGGCGCGCGACCTGCACGGCGACCTGAAGCGCTGCACCGGCCTGCTGATGGGGCTGGGCGACATGGGCGCCCTGGTGCTGGAGGGGCTGCGGGAGGCGGGACTCGGCCGGCTGACCGTCGCCGCCCCGGTGGACCGCCGGGCGGAAGCGGCGGCGCGGCGCATGGACAGCCACTTCGTGCCCTGGGCCGATCTCGATTCGGCGCTGACCAGCGCGGATATCGTGGTGACCGCGGCGGGTCTGGGGCGCTATATCCTCTCCGCGCCGCAGTTGGGGGCGGCGTTGAAGCGCCGCCGCCGGCGCCCGGTGTTCGTGGTGGACGCGGCGATCCCCGCCGACGTCGATCCGGACGTCGCCGGGCTGGACGAGGCCTTCGTCTACGACCTCGCCGACCTGGAGCGCGTGGCGCTGCAGGGGCGGGTGGGGCGCGAGGCGGCGACCCAGGCGGCCTGGGCCATCGTGGACGACGCCCTGGCGGCCTTCGCCCGCCACCGGGCCGAGCGCGCCGCGGTGCCCGCCGTGGCGGCGCTGCGGACGCATTTCGAGACGGAGCGGCGGCGCCTGCTGGACGAGCAGCGGGGGCTGGACGCGGCGTCGGCGACGCGGCTGCTGGTCAACCGGCTGCTGCATGGTCCGTCGGAGGCGTTGCGCGCCATGGCGGCGGACCCGGACGGGGCCGGGCTGGCGGAGCGGGCGGCGGCGGAACGGCTGCTGTTCCGGCTGTTCCGGTTGGACGAGTCCGCCGGAGCCGGTCTGGGAGTCGGCCCGGGCGCCGGGAGTGATTTGGATAAGGACGAGCGACGTGAGCCTGGACGAGAAGTTCAATAG